ATGCTCACCAACCCTCAACCTGAAGATCCGGCCAGCCATGCTCTAGCTCGCCTTCATTGACAATTTCATCGCCCCAATCCATCTTCTCGAGCTCGTTCCGGAAAAAGTCTTGCTCTTCTTCTAGCACACCAGGCTTAGCGCCTAGGCTCTCTGGGTACCGCTTAAGATTATGCCAATGTGTGAGAGAACGTAGGGCCTGTTCGAGCGGTACGCTTTCGTCGACTTCGGCGTCCACGTCGCTTCCAGCTAGCCAGTCATCTCGAAGCTCTGGTCTACAATGTAGATATACTGCAGTAATGACGCGCATATTGGACTGTCGCCATTTGCGACCACAGTATGGAACTTGATTCTTGAAGAGCTTGAGCGTATATAAGCGTAACTCTGGCTGCGGCACCTTTAGGCCCTTGCGGAGGAATTGCGAAGACTTGTATGAGACCAGCATGAGATTCCGATGCGCTTTGTTCTTACAGATCTTTTGCATGATGCGCAGGTAGTTGATGGACGTGAAGAAAGCCCGCCATGAAAAGTTGGTGATTGGCTCCTTTGGCAATTCATTGGTAGGAAAGCCAAGTTCGTCCACTTCTGGAGGCTGGAGCTGAGCTGGTGGCAGGGCCGGCTCAACGCCTGAATCGGTCGAGTCTTGTCTTGAAAGACGAATTGGAGGTGGAGCTGCATCGTCTTCTTCTGATTCGCCGTCCTGCTTTTCTCCGTCTTGCTGGTCGGCATTGTCCTCTTCAGACGCATTCCTCGAGTGTGTTCGGCAAAAGTTGAAGAAGTTGAGTTCTTCCTGTTCGCTCCTAAAGTTGACAATCTTCTCAACCTCTTGTAGCTGCAGTAGCTTCAAGATCAACGGAACATAGCTTGAGTCTACAAGCAGCTGTGTGATGTACTCAAACTTTAGGATATGCGACGCCTTGAACCACTTCAAGATCAATATCAAGGTGCCAGTGACTGCTTTATCCAAAACTTCTTGCGTTCGCATCGCATCCAGCTCCTCGTTCGTAGCTACGGTGGTGTGACCATTGAAACCGTTCATATCGGGCCGTCCAGCTGCCGTACCATTCTGGTCTTGAAATTGGAACCCACTCTGAAGGCCATTCGCTCCACTAGATTGCGTGACGAGTGCTGTGACATGCGCAAGGATTGCCTTGATGAGGACAATGATCAGTGACTGTAGATTCGGCAGCGCGACACGGTAAAACTCTTCGACGAAGCCCAACCGCTCCTCAGGGCTTCCAGGAGGAGGCGGTTGCTTCTTCGGCTCATCTTTTGGTTCGAGCGACAGTTCCTCTATATCACGATGTTCATCTGGACCTGTCCAGCCTCGCTCATACTTCATAAACGCTACACGCTCCTCCCATAGTTGCTTCATTGCGCGTGTAGCTTTCATGCGCTTCGCAAAGAGTTCTGCTGCCTCGAGAATTGAGGCGGGTATATCCGAGCCTTCCCATTTGCGTCCTACAAGCAAATCCTGCAGGTCAGTCGAGCCTTTACCGCCCAAATTATTGCTAGACTCGTCGAGCGGAGGATACAAGAACGGAAACATCTGATTCGTTTGATAATTCTGTTTCTTTCCGCCTTTGCCACCAGGGCCTGCAGGCGAAGGAGGAGGGGAAGGCGCTGGGGTCGCAATGTGAACTGGCTGGTGGAGGATAGATGTGCTGTTGCCGTTTGATTCCCCAAGTCCGGAACCGAAAACATGATTGCCGGCGACTTTATTTGGATGATTCTTGAGGGGTGGTAGAATGGAGTTGTTCTCGGGTTCGAGAGGGAAGAGTGGGAGTGGAGGATTGTACGCTGGGTACTTTGAACTGATCTCCTGTCGGAACAGATGGTAATCGAGAGGCGAAGCAGTTATGAGCGGCTGTCCTTTGCTATCTTTCGAATCAAGACTATGATCCTGGAACGTTTCTTTTACTTTATCAACCTGCTGGAGGCCGCCAAAGGTAACCAATATCGTTTTCCATAGTAGTAGAGAGATCTTACTCAAGGGCAGACTGATCGTCTCGTCCCACCTAAGCTTTGCAATGAGATCCACAAAGAGCATAAGCAGACCTGGCTTGTCTAGACCAAGGATAGCGCCTCGGAGTTTGAGGCCCTTTCCCGTCTTTTCCTCATCACGCGCAACTTCGAGTAGGACGTAGACTGCCGTCATCGCACACCAAATCTCACGCCGCTCTGCCTCTCTTGAATCGCGCGGAGCCTCAGGAATGCTATCTATTCCGCACGACCTCAAAAGCGAAGAGGTGAGTACGTCGACGACTGGTTGTACGCCATT
This sequence is a window from Pyrenophora tritici-repentis strain M4 chromosome 4, whole genome shotgun sequence. Protein-coding genes within it:
- a CDS encoding DUF3402 multi-domain protein, with amino-acid sequence MENHKVPIEPLVPPIVDEAELIGNSSADFPIIEAEPEEELNLPLDTAEQQRLLLDQGEAQPAAGPPLTLPGRPGLQRGNSVPTPAPHLPPPAPPVPPPDTPQNDSLSLAQQQSFMRGIPKVEPTPYAFTYDDASFFEEELEEWFSYAVEEQAMLLKTQASYALEWSAYHGLNDASNGEDGLDWATATTSQHRDFVVHLLGGLKEVDPALRLKKLEALVYVLLGCWHETAGLSESPTAGKTPSDRDSSAGTARSTAYEKSGRQASLIKRNVHLLADNNGVQPVVDVLTSSLLRSCGIDSIPEAPRDSREAERREIWCAMTAVYVLLEVARDEEKTGKGLKLRGAILGLDKPGLLMLFVDLIAKLRWDETISLPLSKISLLLWKTILVTFGGLQQVDKVKETFQDHSLDSKDSKGQPLITASPLDYHLFRQEISSKYPAYNPPLPLFPLEPENNSILPPLKNHPNKVAGNHVFGSGLGESNGNSTSILHQPVHIATPAPSPPPSPAGPGGKGGKKQNYQTNQMFPFLYPPLDESSNNLGGKGSTDLQDLLVGRKWEGSDIPASILEAAELFAKRMKATRAMKQLWEERVAFMKYERGWTGPDEHRDIEELSLEPKDEPKKQPPPPGSPEERLGFVEEFYRVALPNLQSLIIVLIKAILAHVTALVTQSSGANGLQSGFQFQDQNGTAAGRPDMNGFNGHTTVATNEELDAMRTQEVLDKAVTGTLILILKWFKASHILKFEYITQLLVDSSYVPLILKLLQLQEVEKIVNFRSEQEELNFFNFCRTHSRNASEEDNADQQDGEKQDGESEEDDAAPPPIRLSRQDSTDSGVEPALPPAQLQPPEVDELGFPTNELPKEPITNFSWRAFFTSINYLRIMQKICKNKAHRNLMLVSYKSSQFLRKGLKVPQPELRLYTLKLFKNQVPYCGRKWRQSNMRVITAVYLHCRPELRDDWLAGSDVDAEVDESVPLEQALRSLTHWHNLKRYPESLGAKPGVLEEEQDFFRNELEKMDWGDEIVNEGELEHGWPDLQVEGW